The Euphorbia lathyris chromosome 2, ddEupLath1.1, whole genome shotgun sequence genome includes a window with the following:
- the LOC136216837 gene encoding probable phospholipase A2 homolog 1, producing the protein MDTWGGLYFTNYIWASPTIRHATTLTATVAFTFVSVFLVAVADSANNESQVRCSKTCIVENCNTIGIKYGKYCGVGWSGCPGEKPCDDLDACCKIHDECVEKKGLTNIKCHEKFKNCIRKVKKTGKVGFSEICPYEIAMPTMIQGMDMAIMFSQFGLPKDEL; encoded by the exons atGG ACACATGGGGTGGGCTTTATTTCACAAATTATATTTGGGCCAGCCCAACAATTCGCCATGCAACAACTCTCACCGCTACCGTAGCTTTCACCTTCGTTTCCGTTTTCCTCGTCGCCGTTGCTGACTCCGCCAACAACGAATCTCAG GTGAGATGCAGCAAAACCTGTATTGTAGAGAACTGTAATA CCATTGGGATTAAATACGGGAAGTATTGTGGAGTTGGGTGGAGCGGATGTCCTGGGGAGAAACCATGTGATGATTTGGATGCCTGTTGTAAGATTCACGATGAGTGCGTTGAAAAAAAGG GTTTAACGAATATAAAATGTCATGAGAAGTTCAAAAACTGCATAAGAAAAGTGAAGAAAACTGGGAAAGTGGGATTTTCTGAAATTTGCCCTTATGAGATAGCTATGCCTACAATGATTCAGGGTATGGATATGGCAATTATGTTTAGCCAGTTTGGTCTACCAAAAGATGAACTCTGA